One region of Bacillus pumilus genomic DNA includes:
- a CDS encoding ATP-binding protein, with protein sequence MFNEQSLPEEIQAMIEAKAKGLEEEFRPLIGTGGYESQDTSIIQDAMIALALGKNVLLKGPTGSGKTKLAETLSAFFQQPMHSVNCSVDLDAESLIGYKTIHNDGQVASIEFIEGPVTKAMKKGHLLYIDEINMAKPETLPILNGVLDYRKMMTNPFTGEVVRADEGFGVIAAINEGYVGTVPLNEALKNRFVVIDVPYIGGGILKDVLQSQSVLKDERLIDQFVQLSSDLITQAHNGQVSEEAASIRALLDTCDLAQYIPPLRAVERGIVEKLEDDREKAAVRNIAQTLFE encoded by the coding sequence ATGTTTAACGAACAATCACTCCCAGAAGAAATTCAAGCAATGATTGAAGCAAAAGCAAAAGGACTAGAAGAAGAATTCCGTCCGCTTATTGGAACAGGCGGCTATGAATCACAGGACACGTCTATCATACAAGATGCGATGATTGCACTAGCACTCGGCAAAAACGTTCTTTTAAAAGGGCCGACTGGTTCAGGTAAAACAAAATTAGCAGAAACTTTATCTGCTTTCTTTCAGCAGCCGATGCACAGTGTGAACTGCTCGGTTGATCTTGATGCAGAAAGCTTGATTGGCTATAAAACCATTCACAATGATGGTCAAGTTGCTTCTATTGAATTTATTGAAGGACCTGTAACGAAAGCAATGAAAAAAGGCCATCTTTTATATATTGATGAAATCAACATGGCAAAGCCAGAAACCCTGCCTATTTTAAACGGTGTACTCGACTACAGAAAAATGATGACAAATCCATTTACAGGAGAGGTCGTTCGAGCAGATGAAGGCTTTGGCGTGATAGCGGCAATCAACGAAGGTTATGTCGGCACAGTGCCTTTAAATGAAGCGTTAAAAAACCGTTTTGTTGTCATTGACGTTCCATATATCGGCGGCGGCATCTTAAAGGATGTACTGCAATCTCAATCTGTATTAAAGGATGAACGTTTAATCGATCAATTCGTGCAGCTCTCATCAGACCTCATTACACAGGCACACAACGGGCAGGTGAGTGAAGAAGCAGCATCCATTCGCGCCCTTCTAGACACATGTGATCTTGCGCAATACATCCCGCCGCTTCGTGCAGTTGAACGAGGGATTGTTGAAAAGCTAGAAGATGACCGGGAAAAAGCAGCGGTAAGAAATATTGCCCAAACATTATTCGAGTGA
- the cdaS gene encoding sporulation-specific diadenylate cyclase CdaS — translation MINRTNEEVQFKVGMRTHLMKIMKDASDIIDSLDEIEQCLLCDLESLHDEFNEMHAEASSFYLQSYMEEFTPGFAQFSLAIESLSKQKHGALIVIQRRDEVEDFIQRGTNLHAKISASLIESIFYPGNPLHDGALLVKENTLVSAANVLPLTSKKVSPSLGTRHRAAIGLSGMTDALVLVVSEETGKMSFAKEGVLYPLTVKEPEIRK, via the coding sequence ATGATCAATCGTACGAATGAAGAAGTGCAATTTAAAGTGGGCATGAGAACACACTTGATGAAAATTATGAAGGATGCAAGTGACATTATCGATTCCCTTGATGAGATTGAGCAATGTCTACTTTGTGATCTCGAGTCATTACATGATGAGTTTAATGAAATGCATGCAGAGGCTTCCTCGTTTTATTTACAATCGTATATGGAAGAATTCACACCTGGATTTGCTCAATTTTCGTTAGCCATTGAGAGCTTATCAAAACAAAAGCACGGGGCACTGATTGTGATACAAAGGCGGGATGAGGTCGAGGATTTTATTCAAAGAGGGACAAATCTTCATGCGAAAATTAGTGCTTCATTAATTGAAAGCATTTTCTACCCAGGAAATCCACTTCATGATGGTGCGCTTTTAGTCAAAGAAAATACGCTCGTATCTGCGGCAAATGTGCTCCCGCTTACTTCAAAAAAAGTCAGTCCTTCTCTCGGGACAAGACACAGGGCTGCGATCGGACTCTCTGGTATGACCGATGCACTTGTTCTCGTCGTTTCAGAGGAAACGGGTAAAATGTCATTTGCGAAAGAAGGAGTCCTTTATCCGCTCACTGTAAAAGAACCTGAAATCAGAAAATAA
- a CDS encoding LysM peptidoglycan-binding domain-containing protein: MKKKVVTGLTVSAIAGSAVFAAPAEAQTIKVKSGDSLWKIAEQYNTSISELQSLNQLKTTMIFAGQSLKIPGAKSKKSSSSTGSKATKSNASTTSSYTVKLGDSLWLIAKNHKMSVASLKSLNSLNSDLIRPGQKLKVSGSTKTSGSQSSNSSSNSSSNNKTTNSNSSSSSSTYKVKLGDSLWKIANSLNMSIGEIKTLNGIKSDMIYPNQVLKVKGTAASKPSQPKPTKPNNSNSNQSSSGKATSYTVKSGDSLWKIANQFKVQVQSIRTANSLKSDVLRIGQVLKINGAASGSTGSNGSTSNGSTKPVNNNKPDVPMNAKITTMIQEGKKLTGIPYRWGGNTPSGFDCSGFVYYLINKVSSVSRLSTAGYWSMMTPVSTPQVGDFVYFTTYKAGPSHMGLYLGGGDFLHASDNGVGISNLSNPYWKKAYLGAKRFF, translated from the coding sequence ATGAAGAAAAAAGTAGTAACCGGCCTCACAGTTTCAGCGATCGCTGGCTCAGCTGTGTTTGCTGCACCGGCAGAAGCACAGACGATCAAAGTGAAAAGCGGTGACTCACTTTGGAAGATTGCCGAACAGTACAATACAAGTATTTCGGAGCTTCAATCTCTTAATCAACTAAAAACGACAATGATTTTTGCAGGACAAAGCTTGAAAATTCCTGGCGCAAAAAGCAAAAAATCCAGTTCGTCAACTGGTTCAAAAGCAACGAAATCAAATGCTTCAACGACATCAAGCTACACTGTAAAGCTTGGAGATTCTTTATGGCTCATTGCAAAAAATCATAAAATGTCAGTCGCAAGTTTGAAAAGTCTAAACAGCTTAAACAGTGACTTAATTCGTCCTGGACAAAAGCTAAAGGTATCTGGAAGCACGAAGACAAGCGGGAGCCAGTCATCAAACTCCTCTTCAAATTCCAGCTCAAACAATAAGACAACGAACTCAAATAGTTCATCTTCATCAAGTACATACAAGGTCAAATTAGGGGATTCTCTCTGGAAAATTGCGAATTCACTCAATATGTCGATTGGTGAAATCAAAACATTGAATGGGATCAAATCTGATATGATTTATCCAAATCAAGTATTGAAAGTAAAAGGGACGGCTGCATCAAAACCAAGTCAGCCGAAACCTACTAAACCAAACAATTCAAACAGTAACCAGTCTTCAAGCGGGAAAGCAACATCTTATACTGTAAAATCAGGCGATTCTTTATGGAAAATTGCGAATCAATTTAAAGTGCAAGTCCAGTCCATCCGTACAGCCAACAGCTTAAAAAGCGATGTGCTTAGAATTGGACAAGTTCTCAAAATTAATGGTGCAGCTTCAGGCTCAACTGGGTCGAATGGTTCTACGTCTAACGGCTCGACAAAGCCGGTCAACAATAACAAACCCGATGTGCCAATGAATGCAAAAATCACGACGATGATTCAAGAAGGTAAAAAGCTGACAGGCATTCCTTACAGATGGGGCGGCAATACACCATCTGGATTTGACTGCAGCGGCTTTGTTTATTACCTCATTAACAAGGTTTCGTCTGTATCCAGATTAAGCACTGCAGGCTACTGGAGTATGATGACACCTGTGAGCACACCTCAAGTTGGCGATTTTGTTTATTTCACAACGTACAAAGCGGGTCCATCTCATATGGGACTATACCTTGGCGGAGGAGATTTCCTTCACGCAAGTGACAACGGAGTGGGGATCTCAAACTTAAGCAATCCATATTGGAAAAAAGCCTATTTAGGTGCAAAACGTTTCTTCTAA
- the sucA gene encoding 2-oxoglutarate dehydrogenase E1 component: MFQNDVKQPLSWEEFHGPNLGYVLELYDQYVQDPTSVDEDLRGIFDELGAPPSEMKEEIGKKENSVVTSEQIQKIASVVKLAEDIRTYGHLNASVNPLRKEKELQELFPLKEYGLTEEDVKNIPISIISPDAPKHISNGIEAINHLRNTYKRTISFEFDHVHDFEERNWLSKSIESGELFKKKPADKLVSVFKRLTEVEQFEQFLHKTFVGQKRFSIEGLDALVPVLDEIISESVTQGTSNINIGMAHRGRLNVLAHVLGKPYEIIFSEFQHAPNKELVPSEGSIGISYGWTGDVKYHLGADRQIKDEDTKSARVTLANNPSHLEFIDPIIEGSTRAAQELRTQKGYPVQDVEKALAILIHGDAAFPGEGIVAETLNLSQLVGYQVGGTIHIIANNMIGFTTESNESRSTKYASDLAKGFEIPIVHVNADDPEACLAAVQLAVEYRKRFKKDFLIDLIGYRRYGHNEMDEPSTTQPMLYDAVRKHKTVKNIFADKLVTEGLLTKEQREEIEQAVATRIEEAYQKVPSKKEHTIQEIELPEPVSNGFPAVDTSVEFDVLRKLNEELISWPDDFQVFGKLKRILEKRAKVFTDDRKVEWSLGEALAFASILKDGTPIRMTGQDSERGTFAQRNLVLHDSQTGDEFIALHELSDANASFTVHNSPLSEGSVIGFEYGYNVYSPETLVIWEAQFGDFANAAQVYFDQFISAGRAKWGQKSGLVMLLPHGYEGQGPEHSSGRTERFLQSAAENNWTVANLTSAAQYFHILRRQAKMLLREEIRPLVIMTPKSLLRNPNTLSEVQELTDGQFQPVLEQPGLVHDHEKVSRLVLSSGKVSIDISDRFTQMEEPKDWLHIARVEQLYPFPAKDIKAILSKLTNLEEIVWAQEEPQNMGAWGYIEPYLREIASEKVKVRYIGRRRRSSTAEGDPTVHKKEQERIVSDSLTRKN; the protein is encoded by the coding sequence ATGTTTCAAAATGATGTGAAACAACCGTTGAGTTGGGAAGAATTTCATGGTCCGAACCTCGGCTATGTGCTCGAGCTCTACGATCAGTATGTCCAGGATCCTACTAGTGTTGATGAAGATCTAAGAGGCATATTTGATGAACTTGGTGCACCACCGAGTGAAATGAAGGAGGAAATTGGGAAAAAAGAAAATAGCGTAGTTACTTCTGAACAAATCCAAAAGATAGCATCAGTCGTTAAACTGGCAGAAGACATCAGAACGTATGGCCATTTAAATGCTTCCGTCAATCCTCTTCGCAAAGAAAAGGAATTACAAGAGCTGTTTCCTTTAAAGGAATACGGTTTAACAGAAGAAGACGTCAAGAATATTCCAATATCTATTATTAGTCCTGACGCACCAAAACACATTTCAAACGGCATAGAAGCCATTAACCATTTGAGAAATACGTATAAGCGTACCATTTCATTTGAGTTTGATCACGTACATGATTTCGAAGAACGGAACTGGCTCTCAAAATCAATCGAGTCTGGTGAACTATTTAAGAAAAAACCAGCCGATAAACTAGTTTCTGTATTCAAGAGATTAACAGAAGTTGAGCAGTTCGAACAGTTTCTTCATAAAACATTTGTTGGGCAAAAGCGCTTCTCAATAGAAGGATTAGACGCACTTGTCCCAGTACTTGATGAAATTATTTCAGAGTCTGTTACACAAGGGACTTCAAATATTAACATTGGAATGGCACACAGAGGCCGTTTAAATGTATTAGCACATGTGTTAGGAAAACCATATGAGATTATTTTCTCAGAATTCCAGCATGCGCCAAATAAAGAGCTTGTTCCATCAGAAGGCTCTATTGGCATCAGCTACGGGTGGACAGGTGATGTAAAGTACCATCTTGGAGCAGATCGTCAAATTAAAGACGAAGATACAAAGAGTGCGAGAGTCACGCTTGCTAATAACCCAAGTCACTTGGAATTCATTGATCCAATCATTGAAGGAAGCACACGTGCTGCTCAGGAATTACGTACTCAAAAGGGCTATCCAGTACAAGACGTTGAAAAGGCATTAGCCATCTTAATTCATGGTGATGCGGCATTTCCTGGGGAAGGAATTGTGGCAGAAACATTAAATTTAAGTCAACTTGTAGGCTATCAAGTGGGCGGAACAATCCATATCATTGCAAACAATATGATCGGATTTACGACGGAAAGCAATGAATCTCGTTCAACGAAATATGCAAGTGACCTTGCAAAAGGGTTTGAGATTCCAATTGTTCACGTCAATGCAGATGATCCAGAAGCATGTTTAGCGGCTGTTCAATTAGCTGTAGAATACCGCAAACGCTTTAAGAAGGATTTCTTAATTGACTTGATCGGTTACCGCAGATACGGTCATAACGAAATGGATGAGCCTTCTACGACTCAGCCGATGCTGTACGATGCAGTCAGAAAGCACAAAACGGTCAAGAATATCTTTGCAGATAAACTTGTCACAGAAGGTCTTCTAACGAAAGAGCAGCGTGAAGAAATCGAGCAGGCTGTAGCGACGAGAATAGAAGAGGCCTATCAAAAGGTGCCTTCAAAGAAAGAGCATACGATTCAAGAAATTGAACTGCCAGAACCAGTATCAAATGGCTTCCCAGCAGTGGATACATCCGTAGAGTTTGATGTATTACGAAAGCTGAATGAAGAATTGATCAGCTGGCCGGACGATTTCCAAGTATTTGGTAAGCTTAAACGGATCCTTGAAAAACGTGCAAAAGTGTTTACAGATGACCGTAAAGTAGAATGGTCACTTGGGGAAGCACTTGCATTTGCATCTATATTAAAAGACGGTACGCCAATTCGAATGACCGGACAGGATTCAGAGCGAGGTACTTTTGCTCAAAGAAACCTTGTTCTTCACGACAGTCAAACTGGAGATGAATTTATTGCTCTTCATGAGCTGAGTGATGCAAACGCATCATTTACTGTTCATAATAGTCCACTGTCAGAGGGCTCAGTCATCGGGTTTGAATATGGTTATAATGTCTATTCTCCTGAAACGTTAGTCATTTGGGAGGCTCAATTTGGAGACTTCGCAAATGCGGCTCAAGTGTATTTCGATCAATTTATTTCAGCTGGACGCGCAAAATGGGGACAAAAATCAGGTCTAGTGATGCTCTTGCCTCATGGATATGAAGGACAAGGTCCTGAGCATTCAAGTGGAAGAACAGAGCGATTCCTGCAATCAGCTGCTGAGAATAACTGGACAGTGGCGAACCTCACAAGTGCAGCGCAATACTTCCACATTCTTAGAAGACAGGCGAAAATGCTGCTTCGTGAAGAGATTCGTCCGCTTGTCATCATGACACCGAAGAGTCTGCTTCGTAACCCGAACACATTGTCTGAAGTCCAGGAATTAACGGATGGACAGTTCCAACCAGTTCTTGAACAACCAGGCCTTGTGCATGATCACGAAAAAGTATCGCGACTCGTGCTATCTAGCGGGAAGGTATCAATCGATATTAGTGATCGTTTTACTCAAATGGAAGAGCCGAAAGATTGGCTTCACATTGCGAGAGTCGAACAACTATATCCATTCCCAGCCAAAGATATTAAAGCGATTTTATCAAAACTAACAAACTTAGAAGAAATCGTATGGGCGCAAGAAGAGCCACAAAATATGGGGGCTTGGGGATACATTGAGCCATATTTACGTGAAATTGCGTCTGAAAAAGTAAAAGTACGTTACATCGGTCGAAGAAGACGTTCAAGTACGGCTGAGGGTGATCCAACTGTGCATAAAAAAGAACAAGAACGAATTGTATCTGATAGCTTGACTCGCAAAAACTAA
- a CDS encoding superoxide dismutase family protein, whose product MKKSVWLIMMCLVFVATACHAPPKKETTEETIEVAASKQAPVTTSLINENGQKIGSIEVRDSSENGLDLHVKAKNLPPGPHGFHIHETGRCEAPDFETAGAHFNPTHREHGFDNPKGHHAGDMPNLEVGADGQIDVVVNVPDVTLKGGSNQLIDQNGRSFIIHAEADDYLSNPSGNSGKRIACGAITKEMVK is encoded by the coding sequence ATGAAAAAGTCAGTGTGGTTGATCATGATGTGTCTGGTCTTTGTTGCAACAGCTTGTCATGCACCGCCGAAAAAAGAAACGACAGAAGAAACCATTGAAGTTGCAGCATCTAAGCAAGCACCAGTTACCACGTCACTCATCAATGAAAACGGGCAAAAAATAGGGAGCATCGAAGTAAGAGACTCCTCAGAAAACGGGCTGGATTTACATGTGAAAGCGAAAAATCTGCCGCCAGGTCCTCATGGCTTCCATATTCACGAAACAGGAAGATGTGAAGCGCCAGATTTTGAAACGGCAGGGGCTCACTTTAATCCAACACACCGGGAGCATGGCTTTGATAACCCAAAGGGTCATCATGCTGGAGATATGCCTAATTTAGAAGTTGGGGCAGATGGACAAATTGATGTTGTCGTGAATGTACCAGATGTGACGTTAAAGGGAGGATCGAACCAATTAATCGATCAAAATGGGCGTAGCTTTATCATTCATGCAGAAGCAGATGATTACTTAAGCAACCCTTCTGGAAACTCAGGGAAACGCATCGCATGCGGAGCGATCACAAAAGAAATGGTAAAATAA
- a CDS encoding MATE family efflux transporter, with protein MRETNSIRAKVTLFLTILIPILITQAGLSLITFLDTVMSGKVSAEDLAGVAIGSSIWTPVYTGLAGILMAVTPIVAQLMGAGHKKDVPKAVFQAIYLSFLLSICVIAIGTIIIPYVLGGLGLEQSVEDIARHFLSFLAFGIIPLFGYSVLRSFIDALGKTRVTMFITLTALPINFALNYVFIFGNFGFPKLGGAGAGLASAMTYWAIFIMSICLVMKAEPFASFRLFQKLPRINISRMGQILKIGLPIGFAIFFETSIFAAVTLLMGHFDTVTIASHQAAMNFASILYILPLSISMALTIVVGFEAGAKRYKDAQSYSYIGIGTAVLFSLCTAALILLFRPEIAGLYTAESAVLQLTQQFLIYAIFFQLSDAIAAPIQGALRGYKDVNYTLIAAFVSYWVIGLPSGYLIGTYTSYGAFGYWIGLIAGLAAGAIVLFIRLRLIEKRLLQQAPNH; from the coding sequence ATGAGAGAAACAAATAGCATTCGAGCTAAGGTGACACTATTTTTAACCATTTTGATTCCGATTTTAATCACTCAAGCGGGTCTTTCGCTTATTACGTTTTTAGACACCGTGATGTCTGGAAAAGTGAGTGCAGAAGACCTTGCGGGTGTTGCGATCGGTTCTAGTATTTGGACACCCGTTTATACAGGACTTGCTGGTATATTAATGGCCGTTACGCCAATTGTCGCTCAGCTGATGGGCGCAGGGCATAAAAAGGATGTTCCCAAGGCTGTCTTTCAGGCGATTTATTTATCCTTTCTTTTAAGTATCTGTGTGATTGCAATTGGAACAATTATCATCCCTTACGTATTAGGGGGACTTGGACTTGAGCAATCCGTAGAGGATATTGCGCGGCATTTCTTAAGTTTTCTTGCTTTTGGTATCATCCCGCTGTTTGGTTATTCTGTGCTTAGGTCATTTATTGATGCATTAGGGAAAACACGTGTAACGATGTTCATCACGTTAACAGCACTTCCTATTAATTTTGCTTTAAACTATGTATTTATTTTTGGGAATTTCGGCTTTCCAAAGCTTGGCGGCGCGGGAGCTGGTCTTGCTTCTGCGATGACGTATTGGGCAATTTTCATCATGAGTATTTGTCTTGTCATGAAAGCAGAACCATTTGCCTCATTTCGTTTGTTTCAAAAACTGCCTCGAATCAACATTTCCCGTATGGGGCAAATACTGAAAATCGGTCTTCCTATCGGGTTTGCGATCTTTTTTGAAACGAGTATCTTTGCAGCAGTTACGTTATTAATGGGTCACTTTGATACTGTGACGATTGCAAGTCACCAGGCTGCGATGAACTTTGCTTCCATCTTATATATTTTACCGCTCAGTATCTCGATGGCTTTAACGATTGTCGTTGGGTTTGAAGCTGGTGCCAAGCGTTATAAAGACGCGCAAAGCTATAGCTATATCGGAATTGGAACGGCGGTATTATTCTCCTTGTGTACGGCAGCACTCATTTTATTATTTAGACCAGAGATTGCTGGTTTATACACAGCTGAATCGGCTGTTTTACAGTTGACACAGCAATTTTTGATTTATGCGATCTTTTTCCAGCTGTCAGATGCCATTGCTGCACCCATTCAAGGGGCGCTGCGCGGCTATAAAGATGTCAACTATACGCTCATTGCCGCATTTGTTTCATACTGGGTGATCGGCCTTCCTTCCGGTTATCTGATTGGCACCTATACCTCGTATGGGGCATTTGGGTATTGGATTGGTCTCATTGCCGGACTTGCCGCTGGTGCCATTGTCCTCTTTATCCGTCTCAGATTGATTGAAAAACGATTGCTTCAACAAGCGCCCAATCACTAA
- the odhB gene encoding 2-oxoglutarate dehydrogenase complex dihydrolipoyllysine-residue succinyltransferase, with amino-acid sequence MAEIKVPELAESISEGTIAQWLKQPGDYVEQGEYLLELETDKVNVELTAEESGVLKEVLKDSGDTVQVGEVIGTIAAGEAGGSESAAPAPEQESAPASKEEPAAAQKEEAVKEEPKSGNGRTIASPAARKLAREKGLDLSEIPTVDPLGRVRKQDVASYQKNEAPASAPKAAPKANAAVQNEQPGKPIERERMSRRRQTIAKRLVEVQQTAAMLTTFNEVDMTAVMDLRKRRKDAFLEQNDVKLGFMSFFTKAVVAALKKYPLLNAEIQGDELVLKKFYDIGIAVAANEGLVVPVVRDADRLSFAGIEKEIGHLAKKARDNKLSLNELQGGSFTITNGGTFGSLLSTPILNSPQVGILGMHKIQLRPVAIDEERFENRPMMYLALSYDHRIVDGKEAVGFLVTIKNLLEDPEQLLLEG; translated from the coding sequence ATGGCGGAAATTAAAGTACCTGAATTAGCGGAATCGATCTCGGAAGGAACGATAGCTCAATGGCTAAAGCAGCCGGGCGATTATGTGGAGCAGGGAGAATACCTGTTAGAACTTGAAACAGATAAAGTCAATGTCGAACTGACAGCAGAAGAATCTGGTGTACTGAAAGAAGTGCTGAAGGATTCTGGTGACACTGTACAAGTTGGAGAAGTCATCGGAACAATTGCAGCGGGTGAAGCTGGCGGAAGCGAGTCCGCAGCTCCAGCACCAGAGCAAGAGTCTGCACCAGCTTCGAAAGAAGAACCGGCAGCTGCTCAAAAAGAAGAAGCAGTGAAAGAAGAGCCGAAATCTGGTAATGGCAGAACCATCGCTTCTCCAGCAGCTAGAAAACTAGCGAGAGAGAAGGGACTAGACTTATCTGAAATTCCAACCGTAGATCCGCTGGGCAGGGTACGAAAGCAGGATGTCGCTTCTTATCAAAAGAATGAAGCACCTGCAAGTGCACCAAAAGCCGCGCCAAAAGCAAATGCTGCGGTGCAAAATGAACAACCAGGAAAGCCAATTGAACGTGAGAGAATGTCGCGCCGCAGACAAACGATTGCAAAACGTTTAGTTGAGGTTCAGCAAACGGCTGCAATGCTGACGACATTTAATGAAGTAGATATGACGGCTGTGATGGACTTAAGAAAACGCCGTAAAGATGCCTTCCTTGAACAAAATGATGTAAAGCTTGGCTTCATGTCTTTCTTCACAAAAGCAGTTGTAGCAGCACTGAAGAAATATCCGCTGCTTAACGCAGAAATTCAAGGTGATGAGCTCGTCTTGAAGAAATTCTATGACATCGGCATCGCTGTTGCTGCTAACGAAGGACTTGTCGTACCGGTTGTCCGTGATGCAGACAGATTGTCGTTTGCAGGGATTGAAAAGGAAATTGGTCATCTTGCGAAAAAAGCACGAGATAACAAATTGTCTCTAAATGAGCTGCAAGGTGGATCATTCACGATCACAAACGGCGGAACATTCGGTTCACTGCTTTCAACACCAATTTTAAACAGCCCTCAAGTTGGAATTTTAGGGATGCACAAAATTCAGCTTCGACCTGTGGCAATTGATGAAGAACGTTTTGAGAATCGTCCGATGATGTATTTAGCTCTTTCTTACGACCACCGGATTGTCGATGGTAAAGAAGCAGTTGGATTCCTTGTCACGATTAAAAACTTACTTGAAGATCCAGAGCAGCTATTGCTTGAAGGATAA
- a CDS encoding vWA domain-containing protein, with amino-acid sequence MKFIKFNDSRIDSFLFMELTDLAKTLAKSDDVELEYGVQSYYDPFEKKIFISHFWDDRKQEDMTAGLKSDVFLRAVGTVYSDLTVFQEIIRYAHTMSIPDLCKQLFMLFEDIRIEERIKRDRPGTKKVFKRRRELYRRHFKTQLTINQERSILTDALYCAMYVKLTADSPLEEIPPLHERINPMIPFIESSLERVYEARSTGDIAVIVKELMEGFDELLDKDMLNTYFFFPELDYEKAAKEPLFHDLKRKPKLSEDIKVDREKEGDEDIHQEYMEVWHRETEAPSKSFLQFDLEHGGKSDLGKDAAREGDDGDQALGTVQGSAKQTHRKDYSKLEALEEAEGEESGADAHENGKENKYAFPVMISPDPPAPEQIDVYKQHAKEIEPYQKRLKQMIQKTLEHKKTWPKTDLHAGRLSKKLIRYFTESNPRLFYKKQAPSSEIDAVFTLLVDCSASMFDKMDETKKGIVLFHEALKSVQVPHQIVGFWEDTNDASETSQPNYFNTVVSFKDSLFDAGPSIMSLEPEEDNRDGYAIRQMTKMILKRREEQKFLIVFSDGEPAAFSYEQNGIVDTHEAVLEARKKGIEVINVFLSNSPIEEAQMKTIQDMYGKFSIFVPDVDTLPDVLYPLLKKLLHKSIGA; translated from the coding sequence TTGAAATTCATCAAATTTAATGACAGCAGAATCGATTCATTTTTATTTATGGAATTAACGGATTTAGCCAAAACGTTAGCAAAAAGTGATGATGTCGAGCTTGAATACGGAGTGCAGTCCTACTATGATCCTTTTGAAAAGAAAATTTTCATCAGCCATTTTTGGGATGACCGTAAACAGGAAGACATGACAGCCGGACTGAAAAGTGATGTATTCCTCCGTGCAGTAGGAACCGTTTATAGTGATCTGACTGTCTTTCAGGAAATCATTCGCTATGCTCATACAATGTCCATTCCTGACCTGTGTAAACAATTGTTTATGCTCTTTGAAGATATCCGGATTGAAGAGCGGATTAAACGTGACCGCCCAGGAACAAAAAAGGTATTTAAACGAAGAAGAGAGCTATACCGGCGTCATTTTAAGACGCAATTAACGATTAACCAAGAGCGGAGCATTTTAACGGATGCACTCTATTGTGCAATGTATGTGAAGCTGACAGCGGATTCACCGCTAGAAGAAATTCCGCCTCTTCACGAGCGGATCAACCCAATGATTCCATTTATTGAATCAAGTCTTGAGCGTGTATATGAAGCGCGTTCAACCGGAGATATCGCAGTCATCGTCAAAGAATTAATGGAAGGCTTTGATGAGCTTCTTGATAAAGATATGCTGAATACGTACTTTTTCTTCCCGGAATTGGACTATGAAAAAGCGGCAAAAGAACCGCTGTTTCATGACTTAAAAAGAAAACCTAAATTAAGCGAGGACATCAAAGTCGACCGGGAAAAAGAGGGCGATGAAGACATCCACCAAGAGTATATGGAAGTGTGGCATCGAGAAACAGAAGCGCCGTCAAAAAGCTTCCTTCAATTTGATTTAGAGCACGGCGGGAAAAGTGATCTCGGGAAGGATGCAGCAAGAGAAGGCGATGACGGAGATCAAGCACTTGGCACTGTCCAAGGCTCTGCCAAGCAGACTCACCGAAAAGATTATTCAAAGCTTGAGGCGCTGGAAGAGGCTGAAGGCGAGGAAAGCGGAGCGGATGCTCATGAGAATGGAAAAGAGAACAAATATGCGTTTCCAGTCATGATTTCACCAGATCCTCCCGCGCCAGAACAAATCGATGTATACAAGCAGCACGCCAAGGAGATTGAGCCGTATCAGAAACGGTTAAAACAGATGATTCAAAAAACGCTCGAACATAAAAAAACATGGCCAAAAACGGATCTTCATGCAGGACGTCTGAGTAAAAAGCTCATTCGTTATTTTACAGAGTCGAATCCGCGTCTTTTCTATAAAAAACAGGCACCTTCTTCGGAAATTGATGCTGTTTTCACTTTATTAGTGGATTGTTCTGCTAGCATGTTTGACAAGATGGACGAGACGAAAAAAGGCATTGTTCTATTCCATGAAGCCTTAAAGTCCGTTCAAGTCCCACATCAAATTGTGGGGTTTTGGGAAGATACAAACGACGCATCAGAAACAAGTCAGCCGAACTATTTCAACACAGTCGTGTCGTTCAAAGATTCTTTATTTGATGCAGGTCCTTCCATTATGTCTCTTGAACCAGAAGAGGATAACCGGGATGGCTATGCAATTCGTCAAATGACAAAAATGATATTAAAACGAAGAGAAGAGCAAAAGTTTCTCATTGTTTTTTCCGACGGAGAGCCAGCTGCATTCAGCTACGAACAAAATGGGATTGTCGATACACATGAAGCAGTTCTTGAGGCGAGGAAAAAAGGCATTGAAGTAATCAATGTGTTTTTATCCAATTCACCGATCGAAGAAGCACAGATGAAAACCATTCAAGATATGTATGGCAAGTTCAGCATTTTTGTACCAGATGTCGATACATTGCCAGATGTTTTATATCCGTTACTGAAGAAATTACTGCATAAAAGCATTGGGGCATAA